A region of Chitinophaga horti DNA encodes the following proteins:
- a CDS encoding winged helix-turn-helix domain-containing protein has product MRLRQNPLSGKRKYLFGSLLCLFVAVICVAFTMESDDDFGIARREVLLRRIGHELLLLSGDSTSRVLPVEKIAENEYQVKFENAFTFAPASLISTTRRVLAQDPLTGNYVVNVLNAGTSSVTYAYAVSRNEKNDIVTCVGRQQPRAHYMINFKFEPTTTNTAKTGFLLGSLPFLALVGFVFLRPDKPRRDLPGEQEPVAALPVDSAPVPADIPQTSGITLGSVLFDANGRKLLVDEKTIDLTLTETRVLAIFASAPNEIIERSRLQKEIWEDEGVIVGRSLDMFISKLRKKLEADPAIRIVVVRGKGYRLEIGAVK; this is encoded by the coding sequence ATGCGACTGCGGCAAAATCCCCTCTCCGGAAAACGCAAGTACCTGTTCGGGTCTTTGCTATGCCTGTTTGTGGCTGTCATCTGCGTGGCTTTCACGATGGAAAGCGATGATGATTTTGGTATCGCCAGGAGAGAGGTGTTACTTCGCAGGATCGGGCACGAACTGCTTCTGCTTTCCGGGGACAGCACCTCCAGGGTGCTCCCGGTAGAAAAGATCGCGGAAAATGAGTACCAGGTAAAGTTTGAAAACGCGTTTACATTCGCACCCGCATCCCTGATAAGCACCACCCGCCGCGTACTGGCCCAGGACCCGCTGACCGGTAATTACGTTGTTAACGTCCTCAATGCTGGCACTTCCAGCGTCACCTACGCATATGCTGTTTCCAGGAATGAGAAGAATGATATTGTAACGTGTGTAGGCAGGCAGCAACCCCGGGCACATTATATGATCAACTTTAAGTTTGAGCCTACGACCACAAATACCGCCAAAACCGGATTCTTACTGGGCAGCCTGCCGTTCCTGGCGCTCGTTGGATTTGTCTTTTTGCGTCCCGATAAGCCACGAAGAGATTTACCCGGGGAGCAGGAGCCTGTAGCCGCTTTACCTGTGGATAGCGCACCTGTACCCGCAGACATTCCACAAACAAGTGGGATCACCTTAGGCTCAGTACTGTTTGACGCCAACGGCCGCAAGCTGTTAGTAGATGAAAAGACAATAGACCTCACACTAACCGAAACCCGTGTCCTGGCGATTTTTGCATCGGCTCCCAATGAAATTATCGAGAGAAGCCGGCTGCAGAAAGAGATTTGGGAGGATGAAGGGGTGATTGTCGGCCGCAGCCTGGATATGTTTATCTCCAAACTGAGGAAAAAACTGGAGGCCGACCCGGCCATCAGGATTGTGGTGGTACGTGGGAAAGGGTATAGGCTTGAAATTGGCGCTGTGAAATAA